The Desulfuromonas sp. DNA segment GTGGGCCCAGGACGATCCGAAAGCGCCCTGGGAGGTGCATCGCGGCACCGAATCTCTGCCGGAAATCATGGCCAAGCTCGGCAACATGGCATTCGGTCGGGCCAAGATCCCGAACGGGGCCAGGATAGTCGGCTGACGGCGGTAGGCTCGCGGCCGGTCCGGTCGCTCCAGCAACATGAATCTGCACTCGCAACCACAACGAATTGCCTTCTGGCTGTTGCCGGAAGAGAAAGAACGCGCCAGGTTACAGGAGATAATCGATCAACTGGCTGATCGATTATCAGCACCGCGCTTCATCCCCCACCTGACCCTCCTGACTCGGCCGGCGGATGATGTGGCTGATCCGGTATCTCTATTGGAGCACCTGACAAGCCGATTCGGGGCGCTTCAACTTGAAGTCTGCGGTCAAGCCCGCTCGAGCAGCCAGTTCAATCAGGCCCTCGTTCTGCCGGCAACGACGCCGCCGGAACTCGACGCGGTGATCAGTGCCCTGCATCCACTCAAGATCGTACCGAACGTCTATGCCCCGCACCTCAGTCTGCTCTATGCTCAGCTTGACCCGGAAATCGGTCGACAGCTTGAACAAGAATTCTCTTCAGAATCTTTCACCGCCCGCTTCGATCACTGTACCGCTATCGATATCGGGCCGGGCTGCCGTTGTCAGCAAGATGTTGAGCAGTGGCGGACCATTGCGACCCGCAGGTTCTCGTCCGGAAAATGAGTCGCTGCTTGAATTTTTCTCTTCTTTCCGGTATACCTTCGTAGAATTTTACCAATCTGGAGGATTGCACCATGCCAATGTCTGACGGCTTTAAAGAACGTCTTTTCCCCAAAGCACAAGAGATCGCCGAGCATTTCGGCACTCCCTTTCATATCTACGATGAAACCGGGATCCGCGCGACCGGCGAAGCGCTGAAAAAGGCGTTTGCCAGTATTGACGGTTTCCAGGAGTTCTACGCGGTCAAGGCGTTACCGAATCCGAAGATCCTTGAACTGATGAAGGATATGGGCTTCGGCTTCGACTGCAGTTCGATTCCGGAACTGATCCTGAGTCGGCAGATTGGCGCAACCGGCGAAGAGATCATGTTCACCTCAAACAACACCACACCGCAGGAGTTTGCGGCGGCCCTCGGCGAGGGCGGATGTGTTCTCAACCTCGATGACATCTCGCTGATCGACAAGGTGCCGGAACCGTTCCCGGAGCTGATCTGCTTCCGCTACAATCCCGGTCCGAGCCGTACCGGCAACGTCATCATCGGCAACCCGGTCGAGGCGAAATACGGAGTCAGCACCGAACAGGTGGCTGAGGCCTACCGCCTGGCGAAGGCAAAGGGTGCCAGCCGGTTCGGCCTGCATACCATGGTCGCCTCGAATGAGCTCGACTACACCTACATGGTCGAAACCGCGCGGATGGTCCTCGAAGTGGTCGAGATGGTCGAGTATGAGCTCGATATCCAGTTCGAGTTTGTCAATATCGGCGGGGGCTTTGGTATCCCTTATCATCCTGAAGAAAAACCCCTCGATCTGGCGGCGATGAGCAAGGATGTTACGGTTTTGTTCAAGGCTTTCAAGGAGAAGCACGGCTACGCTCCGAAGATGTACATGGAGAGCGGCCGCTTCATGACCGGTCCGCATGGCTGCCTGATTACCTCGGCGATCAACAGCAAGGATATCTACCGCAAGTACATCGGCCTCGATGCCTGCATGTCGTCGCTGATGCGCCCGGCCCTCTACGAGGCGTACCACCACATCGACGTTGTCGGCAAGGAGAATGCCGCGGCCACCGAAACCTATGATGTGGTCGGCTCGCTGTGTGAAAACAACGACAAGTTCGCTATTCAGCGCCAGCTGCCGCCGATTGAAGACGGCGACCTGGTCGCCATCCATGACTCCGGCGCCCACGGTCACGCCATGGGCTTCCAGTACAACGGCCGACTACGCCCGAAGGAGCTGCTGCTGCGTACCGACGGTACCGTCGAGCTGATCCGCCGGGCCGAGACCAACGACGATTATTTCGCGACGCTGAGCTTCGAAGCCGACAGCTTCAAGCCGTAAAACCCAGCTGCACAATGAAGATCCAGGGCAGGTTCCGGCAGGAGCCTGCCTTTTTTATTGCTGCCTTGACAGGATGACTGCTGAATTGTAGAAACAATCTATTCAATTGATTAACAGCCAAGAGGGATAGCATGGACGCAACAACTCAACTCGGAAAAACCGGCCTCAATATCAACCGCCTGGTCTACGGCACCCTGCCGCTCGGGCCGCTGCAGTCGGATCTCTCCCCCGAGAAGGGGGGCGAGCTGATCCGCTACGCTCTGGAGCAGGGCGTCACTTTGCTCGATACCGCTGAACTCTACGGCACCTACAAACATATCCGCGAGGGAATTAAAGACTTTTCCGGCGAATACCTGATCGCCAGCAAGACGCATGCGCCGACCGCCGCCGAGGCCCGCACCCATGTCGAACGGGCCTTGCGCGAGATTGACGTGCCGACCCTCGATATCGTCCACCTGCACGGTGCCCGTCTGCAGGATCCTTTTGTTGAGCGGGAGGAGGTCTTTGCCGAATTACTGAAGATGAAGCAGGAGGGGCTGATCAGGCATGTCGGCGTCTCCTGCCATTATATCTGCGCCGTCGAGAAGGCGGCCGCGCATCCCGAGGTCGAAGTGGTGCATCCGCTGATCAACCGACCCGGCATGGGCATTATTGACGGCAGCGCCGAACAGATGGCGGCGGCGATCAAAAAGTGCGCGGACAACGGCAAGGGGATCTACGCGATGAAAGCCCTGGCCGGCGGTAATCTGATCAAGCAAGCCCGGGCAAGCTTTCGCTACGTGCTCGACCTGCCGGGTGTTCACGCCATCGCCGTCGGGCTGCTCTCGAAATCCGAAATCGACGGCAACCTGAAGCTTTTCAACGAAGGCACTGCCGACCCGGCGGAGTGGGAGCAGCTCGAATCCCGCAAACGCGATATCCTGATCATGGAGCAGTTCTGCAAAGGGTGCGGCGAGTGCGTACCGGCCTGCACCAACCACGGCCTTTACCTCGAAGGCGGCAAGGCAAAGGTCCGGCGCGAGGATTGTATTCTCTGCGGCTAC contains these protein-coding regions:
- the lysA gene encoding diaminopimelate decarboxylase codes for the protein MPMSDGFKERLFPKAQEIAEHFGTPFHIYDETGIRATGEALKKAFASIDGFQEFYAVKALPNPKILELMKDMGFGFDCSSIPELILSRQIGATGEEIMFTSNNTTPQEFAAALGEGGCVLNLDDISLIDKVPEPFPELICFRYNPGPSRTGNVIIGNPVEAKYGVSTEQVAEAYRLAKAKGASRFGLHTMVASNELDYTYMVETARMVLEVVEMVEYELDIQFEFVNIGGGFGIPYHPEEKPLDLAAMSKDVTVLFKAFKEKHGYAPKMYMESGRFMTGPHGCLITSAINSKDIYRKYIGLDACMSSLMRPALYEAYHHIDVVGKENAAATETYDVVGSLCENNDKFAIQRQLPPIEDGDLVAIHDSGAHGHAMGFQYNGRLRPKELLLRTDGTVELIRRAETNDDYFATLSFEADSFKP
- a CDS encoding aldo/keto reductase, coding for MDATTQLGKTGLNINRLVYGTLPLGPLQSDLSPEKGGELIRYALEQGVTLLDTAELYGTYKHIREGIKDFSGEYLIASKTHAPTAAEARTHVERALREIDVPTLDIVHLHGARLQDPFVEREEVFAELLKMKQEGLIRHVGVSCHYICAVEKAAAHPEVEVVHPLINRPGMGIIDGSAEQMAAAIKKCADNGKGIYAMKALAGGNLIKQARASFRYVLDLPGVHAIAVGLLSKSEIDGNLKLFNEGTADPAEWEQLESRKRDILIMEQFCKGCGECVPACTNHGLYLEGGKAKVRREDCILCGYCAAACPEFFIRVV